In Deltaproteobacteria bacterium CG11_big_fil_rev_8_21_14_0_20_42_23, one genomic interval encodes:
- the der gene encoding ribosome biogenesis GTPase Der yields MKPIVAIVGRANVGKSRLFNRLLGSESAIVHNLAGVTRDRHYADATWLGRDYILVDTGGIDLIPEVDLEQKVSSQSMKAMEEADVVMVVFDGRAEPGVLDEELILYLRKLKRPVIWVANKIDVPRDEKNLVQYYKFGLGKIFPVSAEHGLGIDLLLDQMLSCFPEEIPFEDKTKGRKIAVVGKPNVGKSTFINYLAGENRCVVHNAPGTTRDAIDVEIVHKEKSYTFVDTAGIKKGYRLEQPLEKNTAFRSLRAIERSDIVCQLIDATHGMTKQDLHLTGYAHEQGKAVALLVNKWDLMEKPWPEFQADLEYQLRAFGHIKMLKVSAKTGQGCVKVFHLLDVMDALLSKKISTSKLNAVLEETLAAHHLPVYRSKSVKINYVTQMTSYPPTFLFYSNCPEGIPEAYKRYVIHAFEEAFGFKGVPIRAFFRRKN; encoded by the coding sequence ATGAAACCAATCGTTGCCATTGTTGGCCGTGCAAATGTGGGCAAATCCAGACTCTTCAACCGTTTGCTGGGGTCTGAGAGTGCTATCGTTCACAACCTTGCTGGCGTGACGCGCGACCGGCACTATGCCGATGCCACTTGGCTTGGCCGTGACTATATCCTTGTTGATACCGGTGGTATCGATCTCATTCCCGAAGTGGATTTAGAGCAAAAAGTTTCATCGCAAAGCATGAAGGCTATGGAAGAGGCCGATGTGGTGATGGTGGTGTTTGATGGCCGTGCCGAACCTGGTGTTTTGGATGAAGAACTTATTTTGTATCTGCGAAAATTGAAGCGACCCGTTATTTGGGTAGCAAATAAAATTGATGTTCCTCGCGATGAAAAAAATCTTGTTCAGTATTACAAATTTGGTTTGGGAAAAATTTTTCCAGTATCAGCCGAACACGGACTTGGGATAGATCTTCTCCTTGATCAAATGCTTTCTTGTTTTCCAGAAGAAATTCCGTTTGAAGACAAAACAAAAGGAAGAAAAATTGCTGTTGTTGGTAAACCGAATGTCGGCAAATCCACATTTATCAATTATTTGGCAGGTGAGAACCGCTGCGTTGTTCATAATGCACCTGGAACTACGCGCGATGCCATCGATGTGGAAATTGTGCACAAAGAAAAGTCTTATACTTTTGTAGATACCGCCGGAATTAAAAAAGGGTATCGACTTGAACAGCCCCTAGAAAAAAATACGGCTTTTAGAAGTCTTCGAGCCATTGAACGAAGTGATATTGTTTGTCAGCTGATTGACGCCACTCACGGCATGACCAAACAGGACTTGCATTTGACGGGTTATGCTCATGAACAAGGAAAGGCTGTAGCCTTGCTGGTGAATAAATGGGATTTGATGGAAAAGCCGTGGCCAGAATTTCAAGCCGATCTAGAATATCAGCTGAGAGCCTTTGGTCACATTAAAATGCTGAAAGTTTCCGCTAAAACAGGGCAGGGGTGTGTAAAAGTATTTCACCTTCTCGATGTGATGGATGCGCTGCTTTCGAAAAAAATAAGTACTTCAAAATTGAATGCAGTTCTTGAGGAAACTCTTGCTGCACATCATCTTCCCGTTTACCGTAGTAAATCTGTGAAAATTAATTATGTAACGCAGATGACAAGTTATCCTCCCACTTTTCTCTTTTATTCTAATTGCCCCGAAGGAATTCCGGAAGCATACAAACGCTATGTCATACATGCTTTTGAAGAGGCTTTTGGATTTAAAGGTGTTCCCATTCGAGCCTTCTTCCGCAGAAAAAATTAA
- a CDS encoding GTPase Era: MTKCGYIAIIGQTNVGKSTLLNALLGEHLSIVSPKVQTTRQRILGIITKDNCQMIFLDTPGYHESSKKLNQSMLRSIDEVLLQNDMVCLVLDPKLPRLEQDKSLLQKVDREKCIVLVNKADLVSKEEYESLANKIYAELGVKNIMFLSALKEEGTEELIQYFMQHLPEGPFLYPEEYYTNHTERFLCGEIIREKAFLHLHEEIPYSCAVEIEKFEEPSGSHSVYRIFAAIIVERDSQKGMVIGKGGKKLKEIGFAARKDLELMFGTSVYLELFVKVKQSWTKNDSQLKDFGY; this comes from the coding sequence ATGACTAAGTGTGGATACATTGCTATTATTGGCCAGACAAACGTTGGGAAATCAACACTGCTCAATGCTTTGCTGGGTGAACATCTTTCTATTGTAAGTCCAAAAGTTCAAACAACACGTCAACGTATTTTGGGGATCATTACCAAAGATAACTGTCAGATGATTTTTTTGGATACTCCGGGCTATCACGAATCTTCTAAAAAATTGAACCAGTCTATGTTGAGAAGCATTGATGAAGTGCTGTTGCAAAATGATATGGTTTGCCTTGTGCTCGATCCAAAACTTCCACGCCTAGAACAAGACAAAAGCTTACTACAAAAAGTTGATCGCGAAAAATGTATTGTCTTGGTGAACAAAGCAGATCTTGTCTCCAAAGAAGAATATGAATCACTCGCCAATAAAATTTATGCTGAGTTAGGTGTGAAAAATATTATGTTTCTTTCCGCGCTAAAAGAAGAAGGAACGGAAGAGCTTATTCAGTATTTCATGCAGCACTTACCGGAAGGCCCGTTTCTCTATCCCGAAGAGTATTATACCAATCACACCGAACGATTTTTATGTGGCGAAATTATTCGGGAAAAGGCTTTTTTGCATTTGCATGAAGAGATTCCTTATTCATGCGCAGTAGAAATTGAAAAATTTGAAGAACCAAGCGGAAGTCATAGTGTTTATCGTATTTTTGCGGCCATCATCGTAGAAAGAGATTCTCAAAAGGGCATGGTGATTGGAAAGGGCGGAAAAAAATTAAAAGAGATTGGGTTCGCCGCCAGAAAAGACCTTGAACTTATGTTTGGAACGTCAGTTTATCTTGAACTTTTTGTAAAAGTGAAACAAAGCTGGACAAAAAACGATTCGCAGCTAAAGGATTTTGGGTATTAG
- the rnc gene encoding ribonuclease III, translated as MPRVTREEKKIIKAFESHLGYSFKDKTHLKRALTHKSYTNEQKLPATEHNERYEFLGDAVLELCISTLLMQQFSDQPEGELSKMRAALVNEHELAELAKKLSLGEYLFLGKGEDLTGGREKSSLLSDAYEAVLGAVYLDRGYKKVAALVAKHFAYVVTRSHIVGFEKDYKTRLQEEVQSRFRTIPRYALRKETGPDHKKIFEVELSVRDKVLGLGKGSSKKAAEQDAAKLALEHLAQEELQEK; from the coding sequence ATGCCTAGAGTAACACGTGAAGAAAAAAAAATTATAAAAGCATTCGAATCGCATCTTGGATATTCGTTCAAAGATAAAACGCATCTCAAAAGAGCGCTTACGCACAAATCATATACCAACGAGCAAAAGCTTCCTGCCACTGAACATAATGAACGCTACGAATTTTTGGGCGATGCCGTTTTAGAATTATGCATCAGCACTTTGTTGATGCAGCAGTTTTCAGATCAACCTGAAGGCGAGCTTTCAAAAATGCGCGCTGCACTTGTGAATGAACATGAGTTAGCTGAACTGGCAAAAAAACTTTCGCTTGGAGAATATCTTTTTTTAGGAAAAGGTGAAGATTTAACTGGAGGAAGAGAAAAAAGCTCGCTCCTCTCTGATGCTTATGAGGCGGTGCTTGGCGCCGTCTATCTTGATCGCGGATATAAAAAAGTTGCAGCGCTTGTTGCAAAACATTTTGCTTATGTAGTTACCAGATCACATATTGTTGGCTTTGAAAAAGATTATAAAACAAGATTGCAAGAAGAAGTGCAAAGTCGTTTTCGTACTATTCCTCGTTATGCACTCCGAAAAGAAACAGGTCCGGATCACAAAAAAATCTTTGAAGTAGAACTTTCAGTTCGTGATAAAGTACTAGGCTTAGGAAAAGGCAGCAGTAAAAAAGCTGCCGAGCAAGACGCAGCAAAACTTGCACTAGAACATTTAGCACAAGAAGAGCTGCAAGAAAAATGA
- a CDS encoding tRNA (N(6)-L-threonylcarbamoyladenosine(37)-C(2))-methylthiotransferase MtaB, with protein MNLAYQEKKLPFLKERKVKLALETLGCKANVYDSESIAARCEQLGFEIVPFEKGADVYVVNTCTVTHAADRSARNLLRKAHRLNKEALVIATGCSGEMYPEQLRAIDGVDAVFGTSDRHQLIEYLFKSFSPLEETPPSTLDDLVPYHQQRARAYLKIQDGCDRRCTYCIIWRARGKSVSKTIPELIQHTNALVEAGYNEIVLTGIHIGSYGNDFDEKCKLSDLVKALLKHTDIKRIRLTSLDPEGVDDDIKHLLENEKRVCRYLHLSLQSASNTVIKRMMRKTDSHQARKLVQSLDKHIPDMAISADIIAGFPGETEEEFLETKTFLEEAPLSWIHVFPFSAREGTAAARRVDKLDPQVVKQRARELSAIAHQKREAFYASLQGKICEAIVIDKRQGESGFTTAISDNDVPLLLAEKHLAHRSLCTVKVEKVEGLKVYGTCLE; from the coding sequence ATGAACTTAGCCTATCAAGAAAAAAAACTTCCCTTTCTAAAAGAAAGAAAAGTGAAGCTTGCTCTTGAAACCTTAGGCTGCAAAGCAAATGTCTATGATTCAGAATCCATCGCAGCACGGTGTGAGCAACTTGGTTTTGAAATCGTTCCTTTCGAAAAAGGTGCCGATGTTTATGTGGTGAATACCTGCACCGTCACTCACGCTGCCGATCGCAGCGCCAGAAATTTGCTTCGCAAAGCGCACAGACTTAATAAAGAAGCTTTGGTTATTGCAACGGGTTGTTCTGGTGAAATGTATCCGGAACAATTGAGAGCAATTGACGGAGTGGATGCTGTTTTTGGAACGAGTGATCGTCATCAGTTAATTGAATATCTTTTTAAATCTTTTTCTCCTCTTGAAGAAACACCTCCATCAACTTTGGATGATCTCGTGCCATATCATCAGCAACGCGCTAGAGCTTATCTTAAAATTCAAGATGGTTGTGACCGCAGATGTACCTATTGCATCATTTGGCGTGCACGAGGAAAAAGTGTAAGTAAGACTATTCCTGAACTTATTCAACACACCAATGCATTAGTTGAAGCTGGCTACAATGAAATTGTACTCACTGGAATTCATATTGGAAGTTATGGAAATGATTTCGATGAAAAGTGTAAGCTTTCAGATTTGGTAAAAGCTCTTCTTAAGCATACCGATATCAAACGCATTCGTCTCACTTCACTCGATCCAGAAGGTGTTGATGATGATATTAAACATCTTTTAGAAAACGAAAAAAGAGTATGCAGATATTTACACCTTTCTTTGCAAAGCGCTTCCAACACAGTGATTAAGCGCATGATGAGAAAAACTGATTCGCATCAAGCAAGAAAGCTTGTTCAATCGTTAGATAAGCATATTCCTGATATGGCAATTTCTGCAGATATTATTGCTGGTTTTCCTGGTGAAACCGAAGAAGAATTTTTGGAAACAAAAACTTTTTTGGAAGAAGCACCTTTGTCGTGGATTCATGTTTTTCCTTTTTCAGCGCGAGAAGGCACTGCGGCTGCAAGGCGCGTTGATAAGCTCGATCCGCAGGTGGTAAAGCAGCGAGCTCGCGAACTTTCGGCCATTGCACATCAGAAACGAGAAGCTTTTTATGCTTCCTTGCAAGGAAAAATATGTGAAGCCATTGTGATTGACAAACGACAAGGTGAAAGTGGTTTCACAACAGCGATAAGCGATAACGACGTTCCTCTTTTGCTTGCGGAAAAGCATTTGGCGCATCGTTCACTTTGTACCGTGAAGGTAGAAAAGGTAGAAGGGTTAAAGGTATACGGAACATGCCTAGAGTAA
- a CDS encoding tRNA 2-thiouridine(34) synthase MnmA → MKKTLPKTLVAMSGGVDSSVAALLLKEEGRDVVGVAMHLVSCHRTTEKSCCSAADRLDAQMVCHRLGIPFHSLDYREEFKQQVIQPFVAEYAKGRTPIPCVSCNVKLKFSALFKDMHRMNASKVATGHYARIQEKDGRYTLHCGVDGGKDQTYYLFHLSQNELKSIEFPLGNLHKTEVRAMARSFGLETSDKPDSQEICFVTKGSYVDFLEEFDPDSLGTSGSFVDSAGNILGRHEGIHVYTIGQRRGLGISTGKKMYVQEIRVESNEVVLGDEDDLLRDTMMVDEVNWTNAPVSRFASEELKKQFGAAANGDGSSYMGRTIQVKIRAKHLAADATLTQVGEDKLSVRFHEPQSAITPGQAAVFYDGDEVLGGGWIR, encoded by the coding sequence ATGAAAAAAACGCTGCCAAAAACACTCGTCGCCATGTCTGGCGGAGTCGATAGCTCTGTTGCTGCCTTGCTGCTAAAAGAGGAAGGCCGCGATGTGGTTGGTGTTGCCATGCACTTGGTAAGTTGTCATCGCACCACCGAAAAAAGCTGTTGCTCAGCCGCAGATAGACTTGATGCCCAAATGGTGTGTCATCGCCTCGGCATTCCTTTTCACAGCCTTGATTATCGTGAAGAGTTTAAGCAGCAGGTTATCCAACCCTTTGTAGCCGAATATGCAAAAGGCAGGACTCCAATTCCGTGTGTCAGCTGTAATGTGAAGCTCAAGTTTTCGGCATTATTTAAAGACATGCATCGCATGAATGCCAGCAAAGTCGCCACAGGTCACTATGCGCGCATTCAAGAAAAAGATGGACGTTACACTTTGCACTGCGGAGTTGATGGTGGAAAAGATCAAACGTACTATCTCTTTCACTTAAGCCAAAATGAGTTGAAGTCGATTGAGTTCCCTTTGGGAAATCTGCATAAAACAGAAGTGCGCGCGATGGCCAGATCATTTGGTTTGGAAACCAGCGATAAACCTGACAGCCAAGAAATTTGTTTTGTCACAAAAGGTTCCTATGTTGATTTCTTGGAAGAGTTTGATCCTGATTCACTTGGAACTTCAGGTTCATTTGTCGATAGCGCCGGAAATATTTTGGGAAGGCACGAAGGAATACATGTCTATACCATTGGGCAGCGGAGAGGCTTGGGTATTAGCACCGGAAAGAAAATGTACGTTCAAGAAATCCGCGTAGAAAGCAATGAAGTGGTTCTTGGGGATGAAGATGATTTGCTTCGTGATACCATGATGGTGGATGAAGTGAACTGGACCAACGCACCTGTTTCACGTTTTGCTTCCGAAGAACTGAAAAAACAATTTGGCGCAGCTGCCAATGGTGATGGAAGTTCCTATATGGGCAGAACGATTCAAGTAAAAATTAGAGCAAAGCATTTGGCTGCCGATGCAACATTAACCCAAGTGGGAGAAGACAAACTTTCAGTTCGATTCCATGAACCGCAAAGTGCCATTACACCTGGGCAAGCGGCAGTGTTCTATGATGGTGATGAAGTGTTAGGTGGAGGCTGGATTAGATGA
- a CDS encoding integration host factor subunit alpha: MTKAEIIEQIYEKIGFSKKESAEIVELVFDTMKETLERGEKIKISGFGNFVVRQKRPRVGRNPQTGEEIEISARKVLTFRPSQVLKAALNKEEEEKAHQFNM, encoded by the coding sequence ATGACAAAAGCAGAAATAATAGAACAAATTTATGAGAAGATCGGTTTTTCCAAGAAAGAATCTGCAGAAATTGTAGAGCTTGTCTTCGACACCATGAAGGAAACCTTGGAGCGTGGCGAAAAAATAAAGATTTCTGGTTTTGGAAATTTTGTTGTTCGCCAGAAACGACCGCGCGTTGGCCGCAATCCTCAAACAGGTGAAGAGATAGAAATTTCAGCAAGAAAAGTGCTCACCTTTAGGCCGAGTCAAGTATTGAAAGCAGCACTCAATAAAGAAGAGGAAGAAAAAGCACATCAGTTTAATATGTAA
- a CDS encoding phenylalanine--tRNA ligase subunit beta: MQVSLEWLRDYIDIKEKPADLAHKLTMAGLEVEEIIPFAKDVSFVLGITPNRADCLSLFGIARELSALSGRACHFPTSKIPSGKENISNQLSVSLTSAKLGCSRYTARVIQDIKVKPSPDWLVKRLEASGMRSINNVVDATNYVMLETGQPLHAFDASKISGKSIVLRKAKQNENFVPLDGIARKLTEEDLLICDASKPIALAGIMGGQNSEVDEKTQSLILEAAYFDPSGVRKTSKRLGLSSDSSRRFERGVDPHATLSVLHRVCDLILELAGGTATADWIDHQLCEYASPCVELNAAEANRILGTSLTLKEMLTLLLPLGIKVLSQENEDAKCEIPLFRPDLTRPIDLIEEIARLHGYDKIEEKQPSLTLHQVKETKRAEFSRIASNYCIDAGFSESVLLSFIGEKEQASFATALKKDAVSLQNPLSQEQAQMPVSLLPALLQVASRNKRRQEPDLKLFSLQRVYEKAKKNTVKESLHLTGLVVGRKNKADWSSGSSMADFFDLKGLFEGLCERAGIDLAAFRFVSETYDFLHPGKSACIFHGNSKIGFLGQLSPVLSAELELGDVFVFELDVDAFTQIFAAVKKTYHAYSKYPFIERDLSLLLDESISAEKVEQLIRKEGQKLLTHYFLFDLYKGKGIPAGKKSIACTLRYASSEKTLTDNEVEELHQRVVKSLSEKLNAVLRV, translated from the coding sequence ATGCAAGTTTCCCTAGAATGGTTACGCGACTACATTGACATCAAAGAAAAACCAGCAGATCTAGCGCACAAGCTAACAATGGCTGGGCTCGAAGTAGAAGAAATAATTCCTTTTGCGAAAGATGTTTCATTTGTTTTGGGTATTACTCCAAACAGAGCAGATTGCCTTTCCCTTTTTGGTATTGCACGTGAGCTTTCGGCGCTTTCTGGAAGAGCATGCCATTTCCCGACATCAAAAATTCCAAGCGGAAAAGAAAACATTTCAAACCAACTCTCGGTCTCACTTACGTCAGCAAAGCTGGGCTGTTCGCGATATACCGCTAGAGTAATTCAAGATATAAAAGTGAAACCTTCTCCAGATTGGCTTGTGAAACGCCTTGAAGCTTCGGGAATGCGTTCCATTAATAACGTTGTTGATGCCACCAATTATGTGATGTTGGAAACGGGTCAGCCGTTGCATGCCTTTGACGCTTCAAAAATTTCTGGAAAGAGTATTGTTCTCCGAAAAGCAAAACAGAATGAAAATTTTGTTCCTCTTGATGGCATAGCTCGAAAACTCACTGAAGAAGATTTGCTCATTTGCGATGCCAGCAAACCTATAGCCCTAGCGGGTATCATGGGTGGCCAAAATTCTGAAGTGGATGAAAAAACTCAGTCCCTCATTCTTGAAGCAGCTTATTTTGATCCAAGTGGAGTAAGAAAAACATCAAAACGCCTTGGCCTCTCAAGTGATTCTTCACGGCGTTTTGAACGAGGTGTTGATCCTCATGCAACGCTTTCAGTGCTCCATCGAGTGTGCGATCTCATCTTGGAACTCGCCGGTGGAACTGCAACTGCAGACTGGATAGATCATCAACTTTGCGAATACGCATCGCCTTGTGTGGAATTAAATGCAGCTGAGGCAAACAGAATTTTAGGCACATCACTTACGCTTAAAGAAATGCTAACACTTTTGCTTCCCTTGGGCATTAAGGTGCTAAGCCAAGAGAACGAAGACGCAAAATGTGAAATTCCTCTTTTTCGTCCAGACCTCACAAGGCCTATCGACCTCATCGAAGAGATTGCTAGGCTGCACGGTTATGACAAAATCGAAGAAAAACAACCCTCGCTTACCTTGCACCAAGTGAAGGAAACGAAGCGTGCAGAATTTTCGCGCATTGCCAGCAACTACTGTATTGACGCTGGTTTCAGCGAGTCTGTCCTCTTGAGTTTCATCGGCGAAAAGGAACAGGCTTCGTTTGCTACAGCTCTGAAAAAAGATGCTGTCTCACTTCAAAATCCTCTTTCTCAAGAACAAGCTCAGATGCCCGTTAGTCTTTTGCCCGCACTGCTTCAAGTGGCATCACGCAACAAAAGAAGGCAAGAGCCAGACCTGAAATTGTTTTCACTTCAACGTGTTTATGAAAAAGCAAAAAAAAATACTGTAAAGGAATCTCTCCATTTAACTGGCCTTGTTGTGGGAAGAAAAAATAAAGCCGATTGGAGTTCAGGTTCCAGCATGGCTGATTTTTTTGACCTTAAGGGATTATTCGAAGGGCTGTGTGAAAGAGCTGGTATTGATCTCGCGGCATTTCGTTTTGTTTCCGAAACCTACGACTTTCTTCATCCTGGAAAATCCGCATGCATTTTTCACGGCAATTCCAAAATTGGTTTTCTTGGTCAGCTTTCTCCCGTGCTTTCAGCAGAACTTGAATTAGGCGATGTTTTTGTATTCGAACTTGATGTAGATGCGTTTACTCAGATTTTTGCTGCAGTGAAAAAAACCTATCACGCTTATTCAAAGTATCCTTTCATAGAACGAGATCTTTCTTTGCTTTTGGATGAAAGTATTTCAGCTGAGAAAGTAGAACAGCTTATCCGAAAAGAAGGTCAAAAACTTTTGACGCATTATTTTCTCTTCGATCTCTACAAAGGCAAAGGAATTCCAGCCGGAAAGAAAAGTATCGCCTGCACGCTGCGTTATGCTTCAAGTGAAAAAACACTGACGGATAACGAAGTGGAAGAGCTTCACCAGCGAGTTGTGAAGAGCCTCAGCGAAAAACTCAACGCCGTATTAAGGGTTTAA
- a CDS encoding phenylalanine--tRNA ligase subunit alpha: MSDFLESIASIKASAKAEASRVTSLQEAKEAKVQYLGKKGKVTELLKGLGQVSKEDRPLVGKKVNELKQELDELFDTLLSQHEQSEQLKKIQSEQVDITLPGRRVRPGFRHPLRKVMDEIIAVFQGLGFSVEEGPEVETDFYNFEALNVPANHPARDMQDTFYVSDELLLRTHTSPVQIHTMQREKPPIAIIAPGCVYRRDNDVSHSPMFHQVEGLLVDEGISFAHLKSVLSLFCKQMFGERGVRFRPSFFPFTEPSAEVDIECVICDGKGCRVCKNTGWVEILGSGMVDPAVFEAVGYDPKKVSGFAFGMGVERVAMLKYSIDDIRLFYENDLRFLEQF; this comes from the coding sequence ATGAGCGATTTCCTTGAATCGATAGCATCAATTAAGGCTTCGGCAAAAGCAGAAGCGTCTCGCGTTACAAGTCTTCAAGAAGCCAAAGAAGCGAAAGTTCAATACTTAGGCAAAAAAGGAAAAGTAACCGAGCTTCTCAAAGGTCTTGGACAAGTGAGCAAGGAAGACCGTCCGCTCGTAGGAAAAAAAGTAAATGAGCTCAAACAAGAGCTTGATGAACTTTTTGATACTCTTCTCAGCCAGCACGAACAAAGCGAGCAGCTAAAGAAAATCCAAAGTGAACAGGTTGATATCACTCTTCCTGGAAGAAGGGTAAGACCTGGTTTTCGCCATCCTTTGCGTAAGGTAATGGATGAAATTATTGCTGTCTTTCAAGGTTTGGGTTTTTCTGTTGAAGAAGGACCAGAAGTTGAAACCGATTTTTATAACTTCGAAGCCTTGAATGTGCCTGCCAATCATCCTGCGCGCGACATGCAAGATACTTTTTACGTTTCAGATGAATTGCTTTTGCGTACGCATACTTCACCCGTTCAAATTCATACTATGCAACGGGAAAAGCCTCCCATTGCTATCATTGCGCCGGGTTGCGTTTACCGTCGTGACAACGATGTTTCCCATTCACCCATGTTTCATCAAGTAGAAGGGCTTTTGGTTGATGAAGGCATTAGCTTTGCTCACTTGAAGTCTGTACTTTCTCTTTTTTGCAAACAAATGTTTGGAGAAAGAGGCGTAAGATTTCGTCCAAGTTTTTTCCCCTTTACCGAACCGTCAGCTGAAGTAGATATCGAATGTGTTATTTGCGATGGCAAGGGATGTAGAGTGTGCAAAAATACAGGTTGGGTTGAAATTTTAGGTTCGGGCATGGTTGACCCCGCCGTGTTTGAAGCTGTTGGCTACGATCCAAAAAAAGTAAGTGGTTTTGCATTCGGAATGGGTGTGGAACGTGTTGCGATGTTGAAGTACAGCATAGATGACATTCGACTTTTTTATGAAAACGATCTTCGATTTTTAGAGCAATTCTAA
- a CDS encoding 50S ribosomal protein L20 translates to MPRVKGGFQGMRKRKRILRQAKGFFSARHRLLRTAVEAVDNALKTAYKGRKLRKRDFRAVWQTRIAAAVQAHGVSYSKFMGALKSKNIELNRKMLSEMAIHHPADFEQLVAVANK, encoded by the coding sequence ATGCCAAGAGTTAAAGGTGGTTTTCAGGGAATGAGAAAAAGAAAAAGAATTTTGCGTCAAGCAAAAGGCTTTTTCAGTGCGCGTCACCGTTTGCTAAGAACGGCAGTTGAGGCAGTTGATAACGCACTCAAGACTGCATACAAAGGAAGAAAGCTTCGCAAAAGAGATTTCAGAGCGGTGTGGCAAACTCGTATTGCCGCAGCGGTACAAGCTCACGGAGTTTCTTACAGCAAATTTATGGGAGCGCTCAAATCAAAAAATATCGAGCTCAACCGTAAAATGCTTTCCGAGATGGCAATTCATCATCCTGCAGACTTTGAACAACTTGTTGCAGTTGCGAATAAGTAA
- a CDS encoding 50S ribosomal protein L35, with product MPKLKTNKAAAKRFKKTASGKIKVKRSKLRHILTSKSTKSKRKFRKGAYLSKADQANATRMLNG from the coding sequence ATGCCAAAATTAAAAACAAATAAAGCAGCTGCAAAGCGCTTCAAAAAAACAGCAAGTGGAAAAATTAAAGTGAAACGCTCTAAGCTGCGCCACATTTTGACTTCAAAATCTACAAAGTCAAAACGTAAGTTCCGTAAAGGTGCTTACTTGAGCAAAGCTGATCAAGCGAATGCTACACGCATGTTAAATGGATAA
- a CDS encoding translation initiation factor IF-3 produces MEQRRPKREGPRINRFIRIPQVRLVDENGEQFGIVDTREALQRAQDVGLDLVEVSPTARPPVCKIMDFGKYKYEMKKKMHEAKKHQIQVKLKEIKLRPTTDDHDFQTKLRHAKKFLEHGDKVKFSIRFRGREMAHQEIGMGRLKEVTDLLKEIAQIDLAPKLEGRQMAMVLSPLKKK; encoded by the coding sequence GTGGAACAACGAAGACCAAAGAGAGAAGGACCAAGAATCAATCGTTTCATTCGGATTCCCCAAGTAAGATTGGTGGATGAAAATGGAGAACAATTTGGAATTGTTGACACACGAGAAGCGCTTCAACGTGCCCAAGATGTTGGTTTGGATCTTGTGGAAGTTTCTCCTACGGCAAGGCCTCCTGTTTGTAAGATAATGGATTTTGGAAAATATAAGTATGAAATGAAAAAGAAAATGCATGAAGCAAAGAAACATCAGATTCAAGTGAAATTGAAAGAAATCAAGCTTCGCCCAACAACTGATGATCATGATTTTCAAACAAAATTAAGACACGCAAAAAAGTTTTTAGAGCACGGTGATAAAGTAAAGTTTTCAATTCGTTTTCGTGGAAGAGAAATGGCGCATCAAGAAATTGGAATGGGTCGCCTGAAAGAAGTGACTGATCTTTTAAAAGAGATTGCTCAAATTGATCTTGCACCAAAACTTGAAGGTAGGCAGATGGCAATGGTGTTGTCTCCACTCAAAAAGAAATAA